Proteins from a genomic interval of Rhizobium etli CFN 42:
- a CDS encoding Mth938-like domain-containing protein, whose translation MAKGIEIRAAHFPGRAPIDTYGNGGFRFADMSHRGSILCLPSGIYGWDMDMSKPLSPENFRRVLDEADDIEVLLVGTGTELRRLPEELKQALKARGISSDPMSTGAAVRTFNIMLSEQRAVAAALIAV comes from the coding sequence ATGGCAAAAGGCATAGAAATCCGCGCGGCGCATTTTCCGGGCCGGGCTCCGATCGACACCTACGGCAATGGCGGTTTCCGTTTTGCCGACATGTCGCATCGCGGCTCGATCCTTTGCCTGCCCTCCGGCATTTACGGCTGGGACATGGACATGTCGAAGCCGCTGTCGCCTGAAAACTTCCGCCGGGTGCTTGATGAGGCTGATGATATCGAGGTTCTGCTCGTCGGCACCGGAACCGAGCTTCGCCGTCTGCCCGAGGAATTGAAACAGGCGCTGAAGGCGCGCGGCATTTCTTCCGATCCGATGAGCACGGGTGCTGCGGTGCGCACCTTCAACATCATGCTGTCGGAGCAGCGCGCCGTTGCCGCGGCTTTGATTGCGGTCTGA
- a CDS encoding phytoene/squalene synthase family protein — MTETNQDICLAMLRDNDRDRYLACLLSPEEKRGALAALYAFNAELARVRDLVHEPLPGEVRMQYWRDLLEGSAHGSTAANPVAAGLLNAIETHRLPRKTLVDMIDARTFDLYDDPMETRVSLEGYAGETASALIQLASLVLSPEEAPRSADAAGHAGVAQAIAGLLLLMPLHRRRGQLYIPLQILSATGLDRDAFLAGEDRSHVSAAIEAFAGLGLEHLAKARGAGSIAPAVFPAFLPATLAEPVLLKAQRQGALLFDRPLQSPQWRRQLRMALAASRRKI, encoded by the coding sequence ATGACGGAAACCAACCAGGACATCTGCCTGGCGATGCTGCGCGACAATGATCGCGACCGCTATCTTGCTTGCCTCCTCTCACCGGAGGAAAAGCGCGGCGCGCTTGCAGCCCTTTATGCCTTCAATGCTGAGCTTGCCCGCGTGCGCGATCTCGTGCATGAACCGCTGCCCGGCGAGGTGCGGATGCAATATTGGCGCGACCTGCTGGAAGGCAGCGCGCATGGTTCGACGGCGGCCAATCCCGTCGCCGCCGGCCTTCTGAACGCGATCGAAACGCATCGCCTGCCGCGCAAGACGCTGGTCGACATGATCGACGCTCGCACCTTCGACCTCTACGACGATCCGATGGAGACGCGGGTCTCGCTTGAAGGTTATGCCGGCGAAACGGCCTCCGCGCTGATCCAGCTCGCAAGCCTCGTGCTTTCGCCGGAGGAGGCCCCGCGATCGGCGGATGCCGCCGGCCATGCCGGCGTCGCACAGGCGATTGCCGGGCTGTTGCTGCTGATGCCGCTGCATCGCCGCCGCGGCCAGCTCTATATTCCGCTGCAGATCCTTTCCGCCACCGGGCTCGACCGCGACGCCTTCCTCGCTGGCGAAGACCGGTCGCACGTCTCCGCCGCCATCGAGGCCTTCGCTGGCCTTGGCCTTGAGCATCTGGCAAAGGCGAGAGGGGCGGGGTCGATTGCGCCGGCGGTGTTCCCTGCCTTCCTTCCCGCGACCCTGGCCGAACCGGTGCTCCTCAAGGCGCAGAGGCAGGGCGCTCTCCTGTTCGACCGGCCGCTGCAGTCGCCGCAATGGCGCCGCCAGCTCAGAATGGCGCTGGCAGCGAGCCGCCGGAAAATCTGA
- the trmFO gene encoding methylenetetrahydrofolate--tRNA-(uracil(54)-C(5))-methyltransferase (FADH(2)-oxidizing) TrmFO → MDIISSYSPIHVVGGGLAGSEAAWQIASAGVPVILHEMRGVRGTDAHKTDGLAELVCSNSFRSDDATSNAVGVIHAEMRMAGSLIMAAADRHQVPAGGALAVDRDGFSDAVTRAIHDHPLITVMREEITGLPPSDWDLAIVATGPLTAPSLAAAIQAETGEDSLAFFDAIAPIVYRESIDMDICWYQSRYDKVGPGGTGKDYINCPMDEAQYNAFVNALIAGDTVGFKEWEGTPYFDGCLPIEVMAERGRETLRHGPMKPMGLTNAHNPTVKAYAVVQLRQDNALGTLYNMVGFQTKLKYGAQAEIFRMIPGLENAEFARLGGLHRNTYINSPTLLDPSLTLKSRPGLRFAGQITGCEGYVESASVGLMAGRFAAAERKGEAISLPPATTALGSLLGHITGGHIVTDEEPGKRSFQPMNINFGLFPELEPGSIVKPEGVKRFRGKDKTIMKRQLIARRALADCAAWLGQTRTLAERA, encoded by the coding sequence ATGGACATAATCTCCTCCTACTCCCCTATCCATGTCGTCGGCGGCGGGCTTGCCGGTTCGGAAGCCGCGTGGCAGATCGCCAGTGCGGGCGTTCCCGTCATTCTGCATGAAATGCGCGGCGTGCGCGGCACGGATGCGCACAAGACCGACGGTCTTGCCGAACTCGTCTGCTCCAATTCCTTCCGTTCCGATGATGCGACCAGCAACGCCGTCGGCGTCATCCATGCGGAAATGCGCATGGCCGGCTCGCTGATCATGGCCGCTGCCGACCGCCACCAGGTACCGGCCGGCGGCGCGCTCGCCGTCGATCGCGACGGCTTTTCGGATGCCGTGACCCGCGCCATCCACGACCACCCGCTCATCACTGTCATGCGCGAAGAGATCACCGGCCTGCCGCCAAGCGATTGGGATCTCGCCATCGTCGCGACCGGACCGCTGACGGCGCCGTCGCTCGCTGCCGCCATCCAGGCGGAGACAGGCGAGGATTCGCTCGCCTTCTTCGACGCTATCGCGCCGATCGTCTACCGAGAGAGCATTGACATGGATATCTGCTGGTATCAGTCGCGCTACGACAAGGTTGGCCCCGGTGGCACCGGCAAGGATTACATCAACTGCCCGATGGACGAAGCGCAATACAATGCCTTCGTCAACGCGTTGATCGCAGGCGACACGGTTGGTTTCAAGGAATGGGAAGGCACCCCCTATTTCGATGGCTGCCTGCCGATCGAGGTCATGGCGGAGCGCGGCCGCGAGACACTGCGCCACGGGCCGATGAAGCCGATGGGGCTGACGAACGCGCACAACCCGACCGTCAAGGCCTATGCCGTCGTGCAACTGCGGCAGGACAATGCGCTCGGCACGCTCTACAACATGGTAGGTTTCCAGACGAAGCTGAAATATGGCGCGCAGGCGGAAATCTTTCGGATGATTCCCGGCCTGGAAAATGCCGAATTCGCCCGGCTCGGCGGCCTGCACCGCAACACCTACATCAATTCCCCCACCCTGCTCGATCCGTCGCTGACGCTGAAATCACGGCCGGGCCTGCGTTTTGCCGGCCAGATCACCGGCTGCGAGGGGTATGTGGAAAGCGCCAGCGTCGGGCTGATGGCCGGACGTTTCGCCGCCGCCGAACGCAAGGGCGAAGCAATCTCGCTGCCGCCGGCGACGACGGCGCTGGGCTCGCTACTCGGTCACATCACCGGCGGGCATATCGTCACCGACGAGGAGCCGGGCAAGAGGTCGTTCCAGCCGATGAACATCAATTTCGGGCTGTTTCCCGAGCTCGAGCCGGGCTCGATCGTCAAGCCCGAGGGCGTCAAGCGCTTTCGCGGCAAGGACAAAACGATCATGAAACGGCAGTTGATCGCACGTCGCGCGCTTGCAGACTGCGCCGCCTGGCTCGGTCAGACACGGACCCTTGCCGAAAGAGCCTAA
- a CDS encoding DUF1127 domain-containing protein, producing MNPIRIAKSWLSYRRTLNELGSLSNQTLSDIGVSRYDIRNIASRSFR from the coding sequence ATGAACCCGATCCGCATCGCAAAAAGCTGGCTCAGCTATCGTCGTACGCTCAATGAACTCGGCAGCCTGTCGAACCAGACTCTGTCCGATATCGGCGTCAGCCGCTACGACATCCGCAACATCGCATCCCGCTCTTTCCGCTAA
- a CDS encoding DUF1127 domain-containing protein gives MNITRSFNNWRKYRQTVTELGRMTNRELHDLGIDRSDIHRVAREASSR, from the coding sequence ATGAACATCACTCGCTCTTTCAACAACTGGCGCAAGTATCGTCAGACCGTCACGGAACTCGGTCGCATGACCAACCGCGAATTGCATGACCTCGGCATCGACCGTTCAGACATCCACCGCGTTGCCCGTGAGGCTTCTTCTCGCTAA
- a CDS encoding DUF2157 domain-containing protein: MYRGRLERDLSLWVGKGLLGAETAGALLAEYDSRPASFSLGRVLMALAAVLLAAAVLLVVASNWEAIPRLVRVGAILALIWAVHIAAALMLARGAAAAAGGLLVVGAMSFGGAISLVGQMYHLSGDEQTVMYLWFAIATISAILFRSGAVAVVAGFLSWASFAVYLENNDTHWIGFDPWMAPIMAVITVALVRYTGAERARHLAYLLLIGWLAWLYTLYEEIAVALAFAIGGMAVFSLTALPHPRIASLVRSAGAAPAFYSFLVAAIGLLLLHIEIEQGWRLVVLGVATLAAAVLAIALHGRDNGAVRYLAYTTFAVEMLYLASVTVGSILGTSSLFLFSGLVVALVAWIVIRLERRFSQEARA, from the coding sequence ATGTATCGCGGCAGATTGGAGCGGGATCTCTCGCTTTGGGTGGGCAAGGGTCTGCTTGGAGCGGAAACGGCCGGCGCGCTTCTCGCCGAATATGACAGTCGCCCGGCCAGCTTCAGCCTCGGCCGGGTGCTGATGGCGCTGGCGGCGGTGCTGCTTGCTGCTGCCGTTCTGCTGGTCGTCGCCTCCAATTGGGAGGCCATTCCGCGCCTCGTTCGCGTCGGCGCCATCCTCGCTCTGATCTGGGCGGTGCATATTGCCGCCGCCCTAATGCTCGCCCGCGGTGCGGCAGCCGCCGCAGGCGGACTGCTGGTCGTCGGCGCGATGAGCTTCGGTGGCGCGATTTCGCTGGTCGGGCAGATGTATCATCTCTCCGGCGATGAGCAGACGGTGATGTATCTCTGGTTCGCGATTGCGACGATCTCGGCAATTCTGTTCCGTTCGGGCGCGGTCGCCGTCGTCGCGGGCTTTCTCTCCTGGGCGTCCTTCGCCGTCTATCTCGAGAACAACGACACGCACTGGATCGGATTTGATCCTTGGATGGCGCCGATCATGGCGGTGATCACAGTCGCACTGGTCCGTTATACCGGTGCCGAGCGCGCCCGTCATCTCGCCTATCTGCTGCTGATCGGCTGGCTCGCTTGGCTCTACACTCTTTATGAGGAGATCGCCGTGGCGCTCGCCTTCGCGATCGGCGGCATGGCGGTGTTCTCGCTGACGGCTTTGCCGCACCCCCGTATCGCTTCCCTCGTCAGGAGTGCCGGCGCAGCGCCGGCCTTCTACAGCTTTCTCGTCGCCGCGATCGGCTTGCTGCTGCTGCATATCGAGATCGAGCAAGGCTGGCGACTGGTGGTGCTCGGGGTGGCGACGCTCGCCGCTGCCGTGCTGGCGATCGCCCTGCATGGCAGGGATAACGGGGCCGTGCGTTATCTCGCCTATACGACCTTTGCCGTGGAGATGCTCTATCTCGCCTCCGTCACCGTCGGCTCGATCCTCGGCACGTCGAGCCTGTTCCTGTTCTCCGGTCTCGTGGTGGCGCTCGTCGCCTGGATCGTCATCCGTCTCGAGCGGCGCTTTTCACAGGAGGCACGCGCATGA
- a CDS encoding GDYXXLXY domain-containing protein — MSSLMARLQSGKGYLISAIIVAGFQTMILGTIIQSRASILSNGAEVLLKTTPVDPRDFLRGDYVVLNYDISTVPVETVSGGIPAEPGERTLWVRLKKQPDGFWTVSESSFQALPPQPETVILRSKPFYSGGLAAGDSIRAEYGIERYYVPEGQGKPIEEARNDGNVAIAVRVSPDGSAQIRSLLVDGKPVYDEPLY; from the coding sequence ATGAGCTCGTTGATGGCTAGGCTGCAATCCGGCAAGGGATATCTCATTTCGGCGATCATCGTCGCCGGCTTTCAGACCATGATCCTCGGCACGATCATCCAGAGCCGCGCATCGATCCTCAGCAACGGCGCTGAAGTCCTGCTGAAGACGACGCCGGTCGATCCACGCGATTTCCTGCGGGGCGATTATGTCGTCTTGAACTACGACATTTCCACCGTGCCGGTGGAGACGGTCTCCGGCGGCATTCCCGCCGAACCCGGCGAACGTACGCTGTGGGTCAGGTTGAAGAAGCAGCCGGACGGTTTCTGGACGGTGAGCGAATCGTCGTTCCAGGCGCTGCCGCCGCAGCCGGAGACGGTGATCCTGCGCAGCAAGCCTTTTTATAGCGGCGGGCTGGCCGCGGGCGACAGCATCCGGGCCGAATACGGCATCGAGCGCTATTATGTTCCGGAAGGTCAGGGCAAGCCGATCGAGGAGGCCCGCAACGATGGCAACGTCGCCATAGCGGTGCGCGTCTCGCCGGATGGAAGCGCGCAGATTCGCAGCCTGCTCGTCGACGGCAAGCCGGTTTACGACGAACCGCTTTACTGA
- the tig gene encoding trigger factor has protein sequence MQVIETLAEGLKREIKVVIPAKDMEDKMNERLADVKDKIRINGFRPGKVPAAHLKKVYGKSIMADLVNEIVREQPAAILSSRGEKSATQPEIAMTEDKDEADKILTAQQDFEFTLSYEVLPPIELKSVKGIKVTREVIDISDDEVNEQVLKVAESARSYESKTGKAANGDRITMDYVGKVDDEAFEGGTDQGAELVIGSGRFIPGFEDQLVGVKAGEEKTITVTFPADYPAKNLAGKEATFDVTVKDVAAPGAVEINDELASKLGIESADRLKEIVRGQIESQYGSLTRQKLKRQILDQLDEMYKFDTPASLVDAEYNGIWSQVNNDLAQSGKTFEDEDTTEEKAREEYKTLAERRVRLGLVLSEIGEKAGVEVTEDEMQRAIYDQLRQYPGQEKQILEFFRSQPGAAASIRAPIFEEKVIDHLLTEIDVTDKKVTKEELLAEDEGEAKAETKKAAPKKKAAAKSEAAEAGEGEEAAPKKKAAPKKKASEDSAE, from the coding sequence ATGCAGGTTATCGAAACGCTCGCTGAAGGGCTGAAGCGCGAAATCAAGGTCGTTATCCCGGCCAAGGACATGGAAGACAAGATGAATGAGCGTCTTGCCGACGTGAAGGACAAGATCCGCATCAACGGCTTCCGTCCTGGCAAGGTCCCCGCTGCTCACCTGAAGAAGGTTTACGGCAAGTCGATCATGGCCGACCTCGTCAATGAGATTGTCCGCGAACAGCCCGCCGCCATCCTGTCCAGCCGCGGCGAAAAATCGGCCACCCAGCCGGAAATCGCCATGACTGAGGACAAGGACGAGGCCGACAAGATCCTCACCGCCCAGCAGGATTTCGAATTCACGCTCTCCTACGAAGTGCTGCCGCCGATCGAGCTGAAGTCCGTCAAGGGCATCAAAGTCACGCGCGAAGTCATCGACATCTCGGATGACGAAGTCAATGAGCAGGTCCTGAAGGTTGCGGAAAGCGCCCGTTCCTACGAGAGCAAGACCGGCAAGGCCGCCAACGGCGACCGCATCACCATGGATTATGTCGGCAAGGTCGACGACGAAGCCTTCGAAGGCGGTACCGACCAGGGCGCCGAACTGGTGATCGGCTCCGGCCGCTTCATCCCGGGCTTCGAAGACCAGCTCGTCGGCGTCAAGGCTGGCGAAGAGAAGACCATCACCGTGACCTTCCCGGCCGACTATCCGGCCAAGAACCTTGCCGGCAAGGAAGCGACCTTCGACGTCACGGTCAAGGACGTCGCAGCCCCCGGCGCTGTCGAAATCAACGACGAACTCGCCTCCAAGCTCGGCATCGAATCCGCCGATCGCCTGAAGGAAATCGTCCGTGGCCAGATCGAATCGCAGTACGGCTCGCTGACCCGCCAGAAGCTGAAGCGTCAGATCCTCGACCAGCTCGACGAGATGTACAAGTTCGACACTCCGGCTTCGCTCGTCGATGCCGAGTACAACGGCATCTGGAGCCAGGTGAACAACGACCTCGCTCAGTCAGGCAAGACCTTCGAGGACGAAGACACCACCGAAGAGAAAGCGCGTGAGGAATACAAGACGCTCGCCGAGCGTCGCGTTCGCCTCGGCCTCGTTCTCTCCGAAATCGGCGAAAAGGCCGGCGTCGAAGTGACCGAAGACGAGATGCAGCGCGCCATCTACGATCAGCTTCGCCAGTATCCCGGCCAGGAAAAGCAGATCCTTGAATTCTTCCGCAGCCAGCCGGGTGCGGCCGCTTCGATCCGCGCGCCGATCTTTGAAGAGAAGGTCATCGATCACCTGCTGACCGAAATCGACGTCACCGACAAGAAGGTGACGAAGGAAGAACTGCTCGCCGAGGACGAAGGCGAAGCCAAGGCTGAAACCAAGAAAGCCGCCCCGAAGAAAAAGGCTGCCGCCAAGTCAGAAGCCGCCGAGGCTGGCGAAGGCGAGGAAGCCGCTCCGAAAAAGAAGGCTGCTCCGAAGAAGAAGGCTTCCGAGGACAGCGCCGAATAA
- a CDS encoding nuclear transport factor 2 family protein, producing the protein MTAKHDMKKLVEEIYAVRDRGDIEGTLALIGEDCTFRMAGNTRLAPFSTELGGHDFRQVIAQLITAWDLSKISTTGIHVDEDEQVVFAHREGEVTHIPSGVSFHTEFVDKIHFRDGKPVKIIEFVDTLQVAETTRIIQVA; encoded by the coding sequence ATGACTGCAAAACACGACATGAAGAAATTGGTGGAGGAAATCTATGCTGTGCGCGACCGAGGCGATATCGAGGGCACGCTGGCGCTGATCGGAGAGGATTGCACTTTCCGGATGGCTGGCAATACACGGCTGGCGCCTTTTTCGACTGAATTGGGCGGCCATGACTTTCGCCAGGTGATAGCGCAGCTCATCACTGCCTGGGATCTGTCCAAGATCAGTACGACCGGCATCCATGTGGACGAGGATGAGCAGGTCGTCTTCGCCCACCGCGAAGGGGAGGTCACACATATCCCGTCCGGCGTGAGCTTCCATACGGAATTCGTCGACAAGATCCATTTCAGAGACGGGAAACCGGTCAAGATCATCGAATTCGTCGACACGCTACAGGTGGCCGAGACAACGCGGATAATCCAGGTCGCTTAA
- a CDS encoding B12-binding domain-containing radical SAM protein, which produces MAHASESVRRRFQLILIKPSHYDDDGYVIRWWRAMIPSNSLAALYGIAAECAERKVLGPDTAIDITVIDETNTRIDFAGLLAQFRRHGNFGMVALVGVQSNQYPRALDIARPFRNAGLPVSMGGFHVSGCLSMLDGTAVGLDACREMGISMFAGEAEGRLDMVLRDAAAGELKPLYNFMNDLPGIGGTPVPFLPKDNIQRTLGLSTSFDAGRGCPYQCSFCTIINVQGRKSRFRSADDVEKLVRMNWAQGIHKFFITDDNFARNKDWEAIFDRLIELKERDGIPLGLMIQVDTLCHKIPNFIEKSRRAGVTRVFIGLENVNPDNLTAAKKNQNKITEYRKMLLAWKAQGIMTLAGYILGFPADTPESIRRDIAIIQEELPLDVIEFFILTPLPGSEDHQVLWKKGVEMDGDLNIYDVEHVCTAHPKMSKQQWEEIYHEAWSLYYSPDHMKTLLRRAVATGVPLARLVKVLVSFATTVPLENVHPLQSGLLRLKTPSERRPELPREHPLVFWPRFAWETLSKHVSIAGTIISLTILAFLISRDAKSKSYMDQALTPVADDEEETLSLFTKTAGGAAAVSHVRKVAELTRH; this is translated from the coding sequence TTGGCCCATGCTTCGGAATCCGTGCGCAGACGTTTTCAGCTCATCCTGATCAAGCCGTCGCATTATGACGATGACGGCTACGTCATCCGCTGGTGGCGGGCGATGATCCCCTCCAATTCGCTCGCGGCCCTCTACGGCATCGCTGCCGAATGCGCCGAGCGCAAGGTGCTCGGGCCGGATACCGCGATCGACATTACCGTGATCGATGAAACCAATACGCGAATCGATTTTGCCGGGCTGCTCGCCCAGTTCAGGCGCCACGGCAATTTCGGCATGGTCGCGCTGGTCGGCGTCCAGTCCAACCAATATCCGCGCGCCCTCGACATCGCCCGCCCCTTCCGCAATGCCGGCCTGCCGGTCTCGATGGGCGGCTTTCATGTGTCCGGCTGCCTGTCGATGCTCGACGGCACGGCGGTCGGGCTCGATGCCTGCCGCGAGATGGGCATCTCGATGTTCGCCGGCGAGGCCGAGGGGCGGCTGGACATGGTGCTGCGCGATGCTGCCGCCGGCGAGCTGAAGCCCCTCTATAATTTCATGAACGACCTTCCCGGCATCGGCGGCACGCCGGTTCCGTTCCTGCCGAAAGACAATATCCAGCGCACGCTCGGCCTCAGCACCAGCTTCGATGCCGGACGCGGCTGTCCCTACCAGTGCTCGTTCTGCACCATCATCAACGTGCAGGGGCGCAAGTCGCGCTTCCGCTCGGCCGACGATGTCGAAAAGCTGGTGCGGATGAACTGGGCGCAGGGCATCCATAAATTTTTCATCACCGACGATAATTTCGCCCGCAACAAGGATTGGGAGGCGATCTTCGATCGGCTGATCGAGCTCAAGGAGCGGGACGGCATTCCGCTCGGCCTGATGATCCAGGTCGACACGCTCTGCCACAAGATCCCGAACTTCATCGAGAAATCCCGACGCGCCGGCGTCACCCGCGTCTTCATCGGCCTCGAAAATGTCAATCCGGACAATCTGACCGCCGCCAAGAAGAACCAGAACAAGATCACCGAATATCGCAAGATGCTGCTCGCCTGGAAGGCGCAGGGCATCATGACGCTGGCCGGCTATATTCTCGGCTTCCCGGCCGATACACCGGAATCGATCCGCCGCGATATCGCAATCATCCAGGAAGAGCTGCCGCTCGATGTAATCGAGTTCTTCATCCTCACACCGCTGCCGGGTTCCGAGGACCATCAGGTCCTGTGGAAGAAGGGCGTCGAGATGGACGGCGATCTCAACATTTACGATGTCGAACATGTCTGCACTGCGCACCCCAAGATGAGCAAGCAGCAATGGGAAGAGATCTACCACGAGGCCTGGTCGCTCTATTATTCGCCTGATCATATGAAGACGCTGCTGCGCCGGGCCGTGGCGACCGGAGTGCCGCTGGCAAGGCTCGTCAAGGTTCTCGTCTCCTTCGCAACCACGGTGCCGCTGGAAAACGTGCATCCGCTGCAGAGCGGCCTCTTGCGCCTGAAGACGCCGTCGGAGCGGCGTCCGGAGCTCCCGCGCGAACATCCGCTGGTCTTCTGGCCGCGCTTTGCCTGGGAAACTTTGAGCAAACATGTGTCTATCGCCGGCACGATCATCAGCCTGACGATTTTGGCGTTCCTGATTTCGCGGGATGCGAAGTCGAAGAGCTATATGGATCAGGCTCTGACACCCGTCGCGGACGATGAGGAAGAGACTCTCAGCCTCTTCACCAAAACCGCCGGTGGAGCCGCGGCCGTCAGCCATGTCCGGAAAGTCGCGGAGCTGACACGGCATTGA
- the sthA gene encoding Si-specific NAD(P)(+) transhydrogenase has protein sequence MFQYDLVVVGSGPAGRRGAIQAAKLGKKVLVIEQGKRVGGVSVHTGTIPSKTLRETALNLSGWRERGFYGRSYRVKQEISAEDLRRRLLITLNHEVEVLEHQFARNRVHHIRGKASFIDSTTLQVIKDDGEAMTVSGASILLAVGTKPFRPDYMPFDGKTVLDSDELLDIEELPRTMVVIGAGVIGIEYATIFSALDTAVTVIDPKSTMLDFIDKEIIEDFTYQLRDRNMKLLLGTKADKVERLDSGKVQLTLDNGRHLVTDMVLFAAGRMGATDALNLPAIGLEADSRGRLKVNPETFQTSVANIYAAGDVVGFPSLASTSMEQGRIAARVAIGAVAKEPQKYFPYGIYAVPEISTCGLTEEEMKERGIPYECGIARFRETSRGHIMGLDTGLLKLIFSLKTRRLLGVHIVGEGATELVHIGQAVLNLKGTVEYFVENTFNYPTLAEAYKIAGLDAWNRMGDIKSEL, from the coding sequence ATGTTCCAGTACGATCTCGTTGTGGTGGGTAGCGGTCCTGCAGGGCGCCGCGGCGCGATCCAGGCTGCGAAACTCGGCAAGAAGGTGCTCGTGATCGAGCAGGGTAAGCGCGTCGGCGGCGTGTCCGTTCATACCGGTACGATTCCCTCGAAGACGCTGCGCGAGACCGCGCTCAATCTCTCCGGCTGGCGCGAGCGCGGCTTCTATGGTCGATCCTACCGCGTCAAGCAGGAGATCAGTGCGGAAGACCTGCGTCGCCGCCTGCTGATTACGCTCAACCATGAAGTGGAAGTGCTCGAGCATCAGTTCGCCCGCAACCGTGTCCACCACATACGCGGAAAGGCGAGTTTCATCGATTCCACCACCTTGCAGGTCATCAAGGACGATGGCGAAGCAATGACAGTCAGCGGCGCCAGTATTCTGCTTGCAGTAGGCACGAAGCCTTTCCGGCCGGACTATATGCCGTTTGATGGCAAGACCGTGCTCGACAGCGATGAATTGCTTGACATCGAAGAACTGCCGCGCACCATGGTCGTCATCGGCGCCGGCGTTATCGGCATCGAATATGCGACGATCTTCTCGGCGCTTGATACTGCCGTGACCGTGATCGATCCAAAGTCGACCATGCTCGACTTTATCGATAAGGAAATCATCGAGGATTTCACCTATCAGCTGCGCGACCGCAATATGAAGCTGCTGCTCGGCACGAAGGCCGATAAGGTCGAGCGGCTGGATAGCGGCAAGGTCCAGCTGACGCTCGACAACGGCCGCCATCTTGTGACCGACATGGTGCTCTTTGCCGCAGGACGCATGGGAGCGACCGACGCGCTGAACCTTCCCGCCATTGGACTGGAGGCCGACAGCCGTGGCCGTCTCAAGGTCAATCCGGAGACGTTCCAGACATCGGTTGCCAACATCTACGCCGCCGGCGACGTGGTCGGCTTTCCAAGCCTTGCCTCGACCTCGATGGAACAGGGCCGCATCGCCGCGCGCGTGGCGATCGGCGCGGTCGCCAAGGAGCCGCAGAAATATTTCCCCTACGGCATCTATGCCGTGCCGGAAATTTCGACCTGCGGCCTGACCGAAGAAGAAATGAAGGAGCGCGGCATTCCCTATGAATGCGGCATTGCCCGCTTTCGCGAGACCTCACGCGGCCACATCATGGGCCTTGATACCGGTTTGTTAAAGCTGATCTTCTCGCTGAAGACACGCCGCCTGCTCGGGGTGCATATCGTCGGCGAAGGCGCCACCGAGCTGGTGCATATCGGCCAGGCGGTGCTCAATCTCAAAGGCACGGTCGAGTATTTCGTCGAAAACACCTTCAACTATCCAACGCTCGCCGAAGCCTACAAGATCGCCGGCCTCGACGCCTGGAACCGGATGGGCGACATCAAATCGGAACTGTGA